A DNA window from Sporosarcina sp. ANT_H38 contains the following coding sequences:
- a CDS encoding amino acid ABC transporter permease, protein MNLDFTQITSSIPYILQGIGVTLKIVGVAALIGFAIGILLALCKIGRFKGLKWLADIYTSIFRGTPLILQLLIIYYGTPQLFDIKVSAFTAAVLAFGFNSGAYISEIIRAGILAVDKGQLEASMALGIPYKKMMKDIVLPQALKNILPALMNEFITLTKESAIVTVIGVTDIMRRAYIVGGNTYRYFESLIFAGVIYYLMVIVLTLIGKAVERRMRRSD, encoded by the coding sequence ATGAATTTAGACTTTACCCAAATTACTTCTTCGATACCTTATATTTTACAAGGTATCGGAGTCACTTTAAAAATTGTTGGTGTCGCAGCACTCATTGGTTTTGCTATCGGGATTTTGTTAGCATTATGTAAAATTGGACGATTTAAAGGGTTAAAATGGCTTGCCGATATCTATACGTCTATTTTCCGCGGAACACCGTTAATTCTCCAACTTCTTATTATCTATTATGGTACACCGCAACTATTTGATATTAAAGTCAGCGCATTTACCGCGGCTGTCTTGGCATTCGGATTTAATTCGGGGGCATACATTTCTGAAATTATTAGAGCAGGTATTTTAGCGGTGGATAAAGGGCAGTTAGAAGCTTCTATGGCTCTCGGTATTCCCTATAAGAAAATGATGAAGGATATTGTTTTACCACAAGCTTTGAAAAATATTTTACCCGCTTTGATGAATGAATTTATCACATTAACGAAGGAATCTGCGATTGTAACTGTCATTGGCGTAACAGATATTATGAGAAGAGCATATATCGTAGGCGGCAATACTTATCGTTATTTTGAATCGCTTATCTTCGCGGGTGTTATCTATTATCTGATGGTAATCGTGTTAACACTAATCGGTAAAGCAGTTGAAAGGAGGATGAGAAGAAGTGATTAA
- a CDS encoding amino acid ABC transporter ATP-binding protein has protein sequence MIKIQDLRKSFGKTEVLKGISTTIQKGEIIAIIGPSGSGKSTFLRCINLLETPTDGQIWVNENEVTNPKVNIMKVRQQVGMVFQQFNLFPHKTVLENIIYAPMMVKGISKSEAEKLARELLKKVGLVEKENEHPVRLSGGQKQRVAIARALAMSPEMMLFDEPTSALDPEMVKEVLEVIKSLALTGMTMAIVTHEMGFAREVADRVLFLDDGQLVEDAPPATFFSAPKSKRAQDFLEKIL, from the coding sequence GTGATTAAAATCCAGGATCTCCGTAAAAGTTTCGGAAAAACCGAAGTGTTAAAAGGCATTTCAACCACTATTCAAAAAGGCGAAATCATTGCGATAATCGGGCCTTCAGGTTCTGGGAAATCAACATTTCTTCGTTGTATTAATCTCCTTGAAACCCCTACCGACGGACAAATTTGGGTGAATGAAAATGAAGTAACAAATCCTAAAGTGAATATCATGAAGGTTAGACAACAGGTTGGAATGGTATTTCAGCAATTTAATCTCTTCCCCCATAAAACTGTTCTTGAAAATATTATTTATGCCCCAATGATGGTGAAAGGAATTTCGAAGAGTGAAGCAGAAAAACTGGCCCGCGAATTGTTAAAAAAAGTGGGACTTGTAGAAAAAGAGAACGAACATCCCGTCCGGTTATCGGGTGGACAGAAACAACGTGTCGCCATCGCAAGAGCTTTGGCCATGTCACCTGAAATGATGTTGTTCGATGAACCCACTTCCGCTCTTGACCCTGAAATGGTTAAGGAAGTGCTAGAAGTTATTAAATCATTAGCGCTTACAGGTATGACGATGGCGATTGTAACACATGAAATGGGATTTGCTCGAGAAGTCGCAGATCGTGTGCTATTTTTGGACGATGGGCAATTAGTTGAAGACGCCCCCCCTGCCACTTTCTTTTCTGCACCAAAAAGTAAACGTGCACAAGATTTTTTAGAGAAGATTTTATGA
- a CDS encoding MATE family efflux transporter has product MVRYVLFEIGYRKEGVKMASVATKKSPVKKLNLFHLTWPIFLEVFLFMLMGIADTFMLSALSDDAVSGVGAANQYVHIAILILEVVGNGAAIVVSQYLGSKRYLEASKISALAVTLNLIVGLIMSVIFVVFSKNMMIAMNLQGDVLEHASKYLIIVGGAIFLQAIINSLSAIIRVHGFTKQTMFVSLGMNIVHVVGNYALIFGKFGFPELGVQGAAISSVVSRLLALIVFIWILYRVMEYRVEFRYYITLTKEYIRKILQIGIPSAFEQVMYQGCQIVFLYYVTYLGAESLAARQYAVNISMFTYLFAIAIGMGTAIIVGRFVGADEQDEAYISVKTSVKWAFMFTLSMVTLVIIFRYPLMKLFTDNSAIIEIGASVLLLSILLETGRTLNIVIISSLRAAGDAKYPVIIGSFSMVAMSLPLGYFLVFELNLGLVGVWLAITVDEWTRAIIMYLRWKSRKWERYALVSPKKNH; this is encoded by the coding sequence ATGGTAAGATATGTATTATTTGAAATTGGATACAGAAAAGAAGGCGTTAAAATGGCATCAGTCGCAACGAAAAAAAGTCCGGTCAAAAAACTAAATTTATTTCATCTGACATGGCCAATTTTTTTAGAAGTTTTTCTTTTTATGTTGATGGGTATTGCAGATACATTTATGTTGAGTGCATTATCAGATGATGCTGTGTCAGGTGTAGGGGCGGCAAATCAGTATGTTCACATTGCCATTCTCATCCTTGAAGTTGTCGGAAACGGGGCAGCGATTGTTGTATCTCAATATCTCGGTTCGAAAAGATATCTCGAAGCTTCCAAAATTTCAGCATTAGCGGTTACATTAAATTTAATTGTCGGCCTTATCATGAGTGTTATTTTCGTTGTATTTTCAAAAAATATGATGATTGCTATGAATTTACAAGGCGATGTACTGGAGCATGCTTCAAAATATTTAATCATTGTGGGCGGAGCGATTTTCTTACAAGCCATTATCAATTCATTGTCAGCCATTATCCGTGTGCATGGATTTACAAAACAAACGATGTTTGTTTCATTAGGAATGAATATCGTTCACGTAGTCGGCAATTATGCGCTGATTTTTGGGAAGTTCGGTTTTCCAGAGTTAGGGGTGCAAGGTGCAGCCATTTCTTCTGTTGTCAGCCGTTTGCTTGCATTAATTGTATTCATTTGGATACTTTATCGAGTAATGGAATACCGCGTGGAGTTCCGTTATTATATTACACTGACAAAAGAATATATCCGTAAAATATTACAGATTGGCATTCCATCTGCGTTTGAACAAGTAATGTATCAAGGGTGCCAAATTGTCTTCTTATACTATGTAACGTATTTAGGAGCGGAATCATTAGCCGCAAGGCAATATGCTGTGAATATATCGATGTTTACGTATTTATTCGCGATTGCGATTGGTATGGGGACGGCAATCATTGTTGGCCGTTTTGTTGGTGCAGATGAACAAGACGAAGCGTATATAAGTGTTAAGACAAGTGTCAAATGGGCATTTATGTTTACGTTATCTATGGTGACGCTCGTGATTATATTCCGCTATCCATTGATGAAGTTGTTTACAGATAACTCGGCTATAATTGAAATAGGGGCATCCGTTTTACTTCTGAGTATTTTACTCGAAACTGGCCGGACGCTGAACATTGTAATCATCTCTTCATTACGTGCAGCTGGAGATGCAAAATATCCGGTCATCATTGGTTCTTTTTCAATGGTAGCGATGAGTTTGCCATTAGGCTATTTTTTAGTGTTCGAATTAAACCTGGGACTTGTCGGAGTGTGGCTAGCAATTACTGTAGATGAATGGACACGTGCTATTATTATGTACTTACGATGGAAGAGTAGGAAATGGGAAAGATACGCTCTCGTGTCGCCGAAAAAGAATCATTGA
- a CDS encoding GNAT family N-acetyltransferase, giving the protein MEVRQLKADDFEQAIQLANDTFREQGHTSMEQEFPQVFSKELQQSFGAFDGEALLSLIGLVPSNVRIGEATLTVFLLGSVCTHRDFRQQGISTTILKEVYRYVDQVGASLLLVSGDRGMYMRNHCYHFGEANKYIIGKSNVNKEGFIGEVRKGPTTDIFQIDRLKREKKVRYDSSILEWQVHLVAGGYVSIFKMEQVLYVASHNGVIEGYAVIGMPSSDSTKEKTIVTEWGGDSRAVYGIFLKLLENNLEAEIEITIPWHEKFIEVVSEHPCEKLRNAGTINIVNAERLINQLWPYLQEKNPTLAQSLVI; this is encoded by the coding sequence ATGGAAGTCCGCCAACTCAAGGCTGATGATTTTGAACAGGCGATTCAATTAGCTAATGATACATTTCGTGAACAGGGACATACATCGATGGAACAGGAATTCCCACAAGTATTTTCAAAAGAACTGCAGCAATCTTTTGGCGCTTTTGATGGGGAGGCCTTACTGAGTTTAATTGGATTAGTCCCTTCGAACGTCCGAATTGGTGAAGCAACGCTTACTGTTTTTTTGCTTGGTTCTGTCTGTACGCACAGGGATTTCCGTCAACAAGGCATTTCAACAACTATTTTAAAAGAAGTTTATCGTTATGTCGATCAAGTAGGTGCTTCATTATTACTTGTTTCCGGTGACCGGGGAATGTATATGAGAAATCATTGCTACCATTTTGGTGAAGCCAATAAATATATAATCGGTAAATCGAACGTAAATAAAGAAGGGTTTATAGGGGAAGTACGTAAAGGTCCAACGACTGATATTTTTCAAATAGATCGTCTAAAGCGAGAGAAAAAAGTGCGATATGACAGCAGTATTTTGGAATGGCAAGTTCATTTAGTCGCAGGTGGTTATGTGAGTATTTTTAAAATGGAACAAGTGTTATATGTAGCAAGTCATAATGGCGTGATAGAAGGGTATGCAGTGATTGGTATGCCTTCTTCCGATAGTACAAAAGAAAAGACGATTGTAACGGAATGGGGAGGTGATTCAAGAGCTGTATATGGAATTTTCCTAAAGCTGCTAGAAAATAATCTAGAAGCAGAAATTGAAATAACGATTCCATGGCATGAAAAATTCATCGAAGTTGTGAGTGAGCATCCATGTGAGAAATTACGAAATGCTGGAACCATCAATATTGTTAATGCAGAAAGACTTATTAATCAATTGTGGCCCTATTTACAAGAGAAAAATCCTACATTAGCTCAAAGCCTCGTCATTTGA